The proteins below are encoded in one region of Sminthopsis crassicaudata isolate SCR6 chromosome 1, ASM4859323v1, whole genome shotgun sequence:
- the TRMT1 gene encoding tRNA (guanine(26)-N(2))-dimethyltransferase, producing the protein MEGTESPPLKGPDSADVENGALPERAPPEAERRETVVSEGAARIVFPSSNEVFYNPVQEFNRDLTCAVITEFARMKLSAKGIQIEVPGEETLQKVVVNLDESDKESLESSPTDPPRTAAVGNVCEGGLRVLEGLAASGLRSIRFAKEVPGLQAVTANDASARAVDLIRCNVQLNNIGHLVQPNLADARLLMYEHQRVSQRFDVIDLDPYGSPAIFLDAAVQAVSEGGLLCVTCTDMAVMAGNSSETCYSKYGAMSIKSKACHEMALRIVLHSLDLRANCYQRYIVPVLSISADFYIRVFVRVYTGQAKVKASASKQGFVFQCVGCGSFYLQRLGKAVNSGGRVKFSAATGPPVGSECEHCGQRHQLAGPLWAEPIHDLDFVAQVLAAVSRNPGRFRTSARIRGVLSMVTEELPDVPLYYTLDQLSSTIRCNTPSLLQLRSALLHAGFRVSLSHACKNAVKTDIPPSVLWDIMRCWEKENPVKRERLSETSPAFHILKVEPRLQANFSIRDDANPSSRQRGLQRFQANPEANWGPKARARAGGKAPFELAEKRRQLQNKRKEPSKDQGTEKLKAFPCKKFKQGTCLLGNECCYSHSLEESPLEPEPSPDSLP; encoded by the exons ATGGAGGGGACCGAGAGTCCTCCCCTCAAAGGTCCCGACTCGGCCGATGTGGAAAACGGGGCGCTCCCAGAGCGGGCCCCGCCTGAGGCAGAGCGCCGGGAGACGGTGGTCTCGGAGGGGGCCGCCAGGATCGTTTTTCCCAGCAGCAACGAAGTGTTTTACAACCCGGTCCAGGAGTTCAACAGGGACCTAAC ATGTGCCGTCATTACGGAGTTCGCCCGGATGAAGCTCTCCGCCAAAGGGATTCAGA TTGAGGTGCCAGGTGAGGAGACGCTTCAGAAGGTGGTTGTGAACCTGGATGAATCGGACAAGGAAAGCCTGGAGTCCTCTCCCACGGACCCGCCCCGGACAGCGGCTGTGGGGAATGTCTGCGAG GGGGGGTTGCGTGTGCTGGAGGGCTTGGCAGCATCGGGCCTGCGCTCCATCCGCTTTGCCAAGGAGGTGCCGGGCCTCCAAGCAGTGACAGCAAATGATGCCTCTGCCCGGGCTGTGGACCTCATTCGATGCAATGTCCAACTGAACAATATTGGTCACCTGGTCCAGCCTAACCTAGCTGATGCTCG CCTGCTCATGTATGAGCACCAAAGGGTGTCTCAGCGATTTGATGTCATTGACCTAGACCCTTATGGAAGCCCCGCCATATTCCTAGATGCTGCAGTGCAGGCTGTGTCTGAAGGAG GCCTGCTCTGTGTGACCTGCACTGACATGGCTGTGATGGCAGGGAACAGCAGCGAGACGTGTTACAGCAAATACGGAGCCATGTCCATCAAGAGCAAAGCCTGTCACGAAATG GCACTGAGAATCGTGCTGCACAGCCTAGACCTTCGGGCCAACTGCTACCAACGCTACATCGTCCCTGTGCTCAGCATCAGTGCCGACTTCTACATCCGGGTCTTTGTTCGGGTGTACACAGGCCAGGCCAAAGTCAAAGCCTCAGCCAG TAAGCAGGGATTTGTGTTCCAGTGTGTTGGCTGCGGTTCCTTCTATTTGCAAAGACTGGGCAAGGCAGTGAACAGCGGTGGACG GGTGAAGTTCTCTGCGGCCACAGGCCCCCCGGTGGGCTCTGAGTGTGAGCACTGTGGGCAGCGGCATCAG CTAGCCGGCCCTCTGTGGGCAGAGCCCATCCATGACCTGGACTTTGTGGCTCAGGTCCTGGCTGCTGTCAGCAGGAACCCTGGGCGTTTCCGGACGTCTGCAAGGATCCGGGGGGTCCTGAGCATGGTCACTGAG GAGCTGCCAGATGTCCCCCTTTACTACACTCTGGACCAGCTGAGCAGTACCATTCGCTGCAACACACCCAGTCTCTTACAGCTTCG CTCTGCCCTCCTACACGCCGGCTTCCGAGTGAGCCTCTCTCACGCCTGTAAAAATGCAGTGAAAACAGACATCCCGCCTTCCGTGCTCTGGGACATCATGCGCTGCTGG GAGAAAGAGAACCCTGTGAAACGAGAGCGCCTCTCAGAGACCAGCCCAGCCTTCCATATCCTCAAAGTTGAGCCCAG GCTCCAGGCGAACTTCTCCATCCGGGACGATGCTAACCCCAGCTCCCGACAGCGGGGACTCCAGCGATTCCAGGCTAATCCCGAAGCCAACTGGGGGCCAAAGGCCCGAGCCCGGGCTGG GGGGAAGGCCCCCTTCGAGCTGGCGGAGAAGCGGCGACAGCTCCAGAACAAACGGAAGGAGCCCAGTAAGGACCAGGGCACTGAGAAGCTCAAGGCCTTCCCTTGCAAGAAGTTCAAACAG GGAACCTGCCTTTTGGGGAATGAATGCTGTTACTCGCACAGCCTTGAGGAGTCCCCGCTTGAGCCTGAGCCCAGCCCGGATTCCTTGCCTTGA